A genome region from Gardnerella vaginalis includes the following:
- a CDS encoding FmdB family zinc ribbon protein encodes MPTYHYRCKQCGYDFSEYQSFEDDPITVCPKCGKPELRKVFSAPPINFKGSGFYRTDK; translated from the coding sequence TTGCCTACTTATCATTACCGTTGCAAGCAATGTGGATATGATTTTTCGGAATATCAATCGTTTGAGGATGACCCAATTACAGTGTGTCCAAAATGCGGAAAACCAGAGCTTCGTAAGGTGTTTTCTGCACCACCAATCAATTTTAAAGGTAGTGGATTTTATCGCACTGATAAATAA
- the groES gene encoding co-chaperone GroES, producing the protein MSIKLTPLEDKIIVKQAQAETQTASGLYIPDNAKEKPQQGEVLAVGPGRRDDKGERIPMDVKVGDKVLYSKYGGTEVHYEGEDYLIVSSRDVLAILG; encoded by the coding sequence GTGTCGATTAAGCTCACACCGTTGGAAGATAAGATTATTGTTAAGCAAGCTCAGGCAGAAACTCAAACTGCTTCTGGCTTGTATATTCCAGATAACGCTAAGGAAAAGCCACAACAGGGCGAAGTATTGGCTGTTGGACCAGGTCGTCGCGACGACAAGGGTGAGCGCATTCCTATGGACGTTAAAGTTGGAGACAAGGTTCTATATTCCAAGTATGGTGGCACAGAAGTTCACTACGAAGGCGAAGATTATTTGATTGTTTCGTCTCGTGACGTTCTCGCAATCCTTGGCTGA